One Trichoderma asperellum chromosome 5, complete sequence genomic region harbors:
- a CDS encoding uncharacterized protein (EggNog:ENOG41~TransMembrane:1 (o664-682i)): METAVVVPSPKIPSSPASRTSGPRGKRRRTSDSSVASNNATSAAYSRVHRAHTTTHDAGPFPQLTSGQAPIEAAYTFSSPTSSSAAAATPLLQVAFPSAPGRAPGHVSLNGLPTVYDAFQPQTCIGHAHGGLCPTFCSLGFDCKFSYGSSVMPIESDPSAEAPNTIHPQQLYDTGRPGNTNIARSHSQQPLSFPGSSSFDINPGGYQQHHQPFDYTASQDSNHLVQQFQGTSLPYPEYINNLNNIMGGGQYNPRDSRQTGIDEDYDNVPRASPPAFTGYGDMLSGAIQVQNWLPPAMYHNDEPQHGRAEPDHDHNTSDDLEELDNTDIDLNANISSPEANVEPVPSFQLERSRLASGPPSRRTLPSPSNPDQAAEIKKVKVCIRCRMQKMKCEPDSTDLSGDCMGCKNYSKTSKKTIHRMPCYRGKITDAVLFRSGGLQLTTRWRGTEMKDVGDRVHPRKIRTISFTLGISKHPIIVNVTEFRPRDGDVLARFWTVPGGEHGVRKRKDLTPFCLADIHKTFAYYKDYIEKHAVEVLKRERAGGEMAPRTILETTYKAAIDYYEDLVHKPFLTWTEEKERDFLKVLFYFWFALRHSTGSSWICGDDLLEMKPETRDESYPLFGKVSVPRMILAQFDSINTHLLHKYGKKVLSELEGFMSRGSTSMWYTVYLCLFILLREASWLSEDRYRHARNNYGSSIRYSVPEFVEQLQDGCNNLLHHWHYYNPDGWPGVISNPDRHRTSLAHLPSSQHALVLDTYEDPMVQRQLGVWKMYRENNGRGKFRQHHEQKTPVMLTSFNAVDNPTPKEIEGRSYQGRQSRYDWDHPYYWISQMFEDHWEAHPTYQQEPVSPY, from the exons atggagaCAGCTGTTGTGGTACCCTCTCCTAAAATCCCC TCGTCCCCAGCAAGCAGAACAAGTGGCCCTCGGGGAaagcgaagaagaacaagcgaCAGTAGCGTGGCTTCCAATAATGCGACCTCAGCTGCCTATTCCCGGGTCCATAGAGCCCATACAACGACTCATGACGCAGGGCCTTTTCCTCAGCTCACGTCTGGTCAAGCTCCGATAGAAGCGGCTTACACGTTCTCTTCACCAACAAGCTcttctgccgctgccgcaacACCGCTCTTGCAAGTGGCGTTCCCATCAGCCCCTGGGCGTGCACCTGGACATGTGTCTCTGAACGGTCTACCAACTGTCTATGATGCATTTCAGCCGCAGACGTGTATAGGTCACGCACACGGCGGCCTTTGTCCGACATTCTGCTCTCTTGGGTTTGATTGTAAGTTTTCCtatggcagcagcgtcatgCCGATCGAAAGTGATCCCTCCGCCGAGGCACCAAATACAATTCATCCCCAGCAATTGTATGACACTGGCCGGCCCGGCAACACTAACATCGCCCGGTCTCATTCCCAACAACCATTGAGCTTTCCCGGATCGTCATCATTTGATATCAACCCTGGTGGatatcagcagcatcaccagccaTTTGATTATACG GCATCACAAGACAGCAACCATCTCGTCCAACAATTCCAAGGGACGAGCCTTCCGTATCCGGAGTATATCAACAACCTCAACAACATCATGGGGGGAGGACAATATAACCCGCGTGACTCTCGTCAAACGGGTATAGATGAAGATTATGATAATGTGCCCAGAGCTAGCCCTCCAGCCTTCACTGGATACGGAGATATGCTAAGTGGAGCTATTCAAGTGCAGAATTGGCTGCCGCCGGCGATGTATCACAATGACGAACCTCAACATGGGCGTGCTGAACCTGATCACGATCATAATACATCAGATGATTTGGAAGAGCTTGATAATACGGATATCGACTTGAACGCCAATATCAGTTCGCCGGAAGCAAACGTGGAACCAGTACCCTCTTTTCAATTGGAAAGATCAAGGCTCGCTTCAGGTCCGCCATCAAGGCGAACTCTTCCTAGCCCTTCCAACCCAGATCAGGCTGCAGAGATCAAGAAAGTCAAGGTGTGTATTCGATGCCGGATGCAAAAAATGAAG TGTGAACCTGACTCAACGGACCTTTCGGGAGATTGCATGGGGTGCAAAAACTACTCAAAGACATCGAAAAAGACGATCCACCGAATGCCATGTTATCGCGGCAAGATCACAGACGCCGTCTTGTTTCGCAGCGGCGGGCTTCAGCTTACTACCCGCTGGAGAGGGACGGAGATGAAGGATGTAGGCGATCGGGTTCATCCCAGGAAAATTCGCACCATCTCTTTCACATTAGGCATATCCAAACACCCTATCATTGTGAATGTAACCGAATTCCGTCCCCGTGATGGTGACGTCCTTGCGCGATTCTGGACGGTCCCTGGCGGCGAACATGGAGTGCGAAAGAGGAAGGATTTGACGCCCTTTTGTTTGGCCGATATTCATAAAACCTTTGCGTACTACAAAGACTATATCGAGAAGCACGCAGTCGAAGTTttgaaaagggagagagctGGTGGAGAGATGGCTCCTCGAACCATCCTCGAGACGACATACAAAGCAGCCATAGACTACTATGAAGACCTGGTG CATAAACCATTCCTCACATGgacagaagagaaggaaagggaTTTCctaaaggttttattttatttctggTTCGCCCTGC GCCACTCAACTGGGTCTTCGTGGATCTGTGGCGATGATTTATTGGAGATGAAGCCTGAGACGAGAGATGAATCCTACCCATTGTTTGGGAAAGTTTCGGTGCCACGCATGATCCTTGCTCAGTTtgacagcatcaacacccatcttctccacaaGTATGGAAAAAAAGTTCTCAGCGAACTTGAAGGTTTTATGTCACGGGGCTCGACGTCAATGTGGTATACGGTTTACCTTTGCTTGTTTATCCTTTTGCGTGAAGCAAGCTGGTTGAGTGAAGATCGCTATCGCCACGCGCGAAACAATTATGGCTCTAGT ATTCGTTATTCGGTCCCCGAGTTTGTagagcagctgcaagatGGCTGCAACAATCTCCTTCATCATTGGCATTACTACAACCCCGACGGGTGGCCGGGCGTCATATCCAACCCCGACAGGCATAGAACTAGTCTGGCCCACTTGCCTTCATCCCAACATGCACTTGTCTTGGATACGTACGAAGATCCTATGGTTCAGAGACAATTGGGCGTATGGAAAATGTACAGGGAGAATAATGGACGGGGTAAGTTTAGACAGCACCATGAGCAGAAGACTCCAGTAATGCTTACCAGCTTCAATGCAGTGGATAATCCCACTCCAAAAGAAATCGAGGGTAGATCATATCAGGGGCGCCAGAGCCGTTACGATTGGGACCATCCTTATTACTGGATTTCGCAAATGTTTGAAGACCATTGGGAGGCTCATCCAACATATCAGCAAGAGCCGGTGTCCCCATATTAG
- a CDS encoding uncharacterized protein (EggNog:ENOG41): protein MHKRVYIRSIERTLIPYGGLRKIFSEHAIPPLKLYLQDTDDRIPAPPSPWGSNHDPFQPVDTAFFQAVTVPWKSLFISQFIDYAQNRMLAGLPHPLIFTSPATEYEAWKMDKEYKDIKDAKKILQRSIQNMENRGSPTRCTCEIRQRALRLRSRGYGSGLREVISVDEVWPHEGWASLVFSPEASYDARMEIKMRNRSFLLGNDPTDRSGIVPRSRVARMSGGN, encoded by the exons ATGCACAAGCGGGTATATATTCGCAGTATCGAACGTACACTCATCCCCTACGGGGGGCTGCGCAAAATCTTCAGTGAACATGCGATACCGCCTCTTAAATTATATCTGCAAGATACAGACGATCGGATTCCAGCACCGCCGAGCCCCTGGGGCTCAAACCATGATCCATTCCAACCG GTGGACACGGCATTCTTTCAAGCGGTTACAGTTCCATGGAAGAGCCTCTTCATTTCTCAATTTATCGATTATGCCCAAAACAGGATGCTCGCGGGCTTACCACACCCTCTGATCTTTACCTCTCCTGCTACAGAATATGAGGCGTGGAAGATGGATAAGGAGTATAAGGATATAAAGGATGCtaaaaaaatccttcaaCGGTCTATACAAAATATGGAAAACAGGGGTTCCCCGACAAGATGTACTTGCGAGATTAGACAGCGAGCTCTGCGCCTTCGCTCTCGCGGCTACGGATCTGGACTTAGAGAGGTCATTTCTGTTGATGAAGTGTGGCCACACGAAGGCTGGGCAAGTCTGGTCTTTTCACCGGAGGCTTCTTACGATGCCAGAATGGAGATCAAAATGAGAAACAGGTCCTTCCTCCTTGGCAATGATCCTACTGATCGCTCTGGCATTGTTCCTCGCTCGCGGGTTGCGAGAATGTCGGGAGGAAATTAG
- a CDS encoding uncharacterized protein (TransMembrane:1 (o835-852i)) has product MEGPARDQSVESEPVDVGVPQSLARAVLTRRSEYLRPSTIRIKVGTWNVAACTGTDKDLASWFTEEFETGEAISRLDISGDGPSQRPAEPDDKDHRPVELESGEGFDLYVLGLQEVVDLSRTGEYMSRIYVDNGPLEKWTAAAEAAIPRGYQLVVSEQMTGLLLLVYASPAIAPTISNVSTRQVGTGLLGYFGNKGAVATRIVLGETTKLLFVNCHLASGADAASLDRRCWDVGQIVSKTQFDPVVISGVSDDDGDRIGDEDYAFWFGDLNFRLDGLPGDDIRRLLTLHARGEYDLSNDKTPVPIEGGDGIIVTRTSESDDETTTMSSLHSQDHSFDQSFDSSSSLPDPDDFEDDFPDDPSQDPASLQATIDSLLPHDQLRRVIAKQKLFHDGWREGPISFLPTFKYDVGTFGLFDTSEKQRAPSWCDRILYRTRKDREVHEKKLQDLREAKRKDEEMRARGIEEDDDVLFSYDPDTDGEDLPPKAATADDKAYDEYDEYDENDDGEAFDDGSQDNISLEFYNSFQRVTSSDHKPVVSTFTLNYDTVDPEKKAQIHAEIAFELDRAENEGRPGVTLIVEGGHGQTDGAVDFGEVGFFETHSCLITIANTSSAVASLEFLNEAQSNEEESNAAKWLKTSFHRPDDDGHKATLGPPVTLEPGETVMAVIEARVSEISHVRALNDASCKLDEVLVLRVEGGKDHFVPVHGTWLPSCFGRSIDELIRVPEYGIRKFIKDNNIQGTITYDWDVHCSAPRELFKLTEAIQTMAERCVADEAMLEELTIPGDPGWPLDPSTWTVEATKQDTLKAALISALDSHSPLADALPVELLSTQKLEIYSSVLLLFLASLMDGLIPPHLWAKLSIELPNLTSTPVNAWPDVKNHILDSLSTSPSHNIAFVFLTATLARVVAELSPATQPPPVRGALTRRLSFRPNETEAARKRRTRERRYAELVSPLLFRTSDDKDRAKRDRERVVLEMFLKKDDRS; this is encoded by the coding sequence ATGGAAGGGCCCGCACGAGACCAGTCCGTCGAGTCTGAGCCTGTTGACGTTGGAGTCCCCCAGTCACTGGCCAGAGCTGTCCTGACTCGTCGCTCCGAATATCTTCGCCCGAGCACGATCCGCATCAAAGTGGGCACTTGGAATGTGGCGGCGTGCACAGGAACCGATAAGGACCTTGCGAGCTGGTTTACCGAAGAATTCGAAACTGGCGAAGCCATCTCCAGACTCGACATCTCAGGAGATGGCCCCTCGCAGCGTCCAGCCGAGCCGGACGACAAAGACCATAGGCCAGTAGAATTGGAGAGTGGTGAGGGCTTTGATCTCTATGTTCTGGGACTGCAAGAGGTGGTGGACCTTAGTCGGACTGGAGAGTACATGAGCCGAATATACGTCGACAATGGGCCCCTGGAAAAATGGACTGCCGCGGCGGAAGCGGCAATACCTCGAGGATACCAGCTGGTCGTATCCGAGCAAATGAcggggctgctgctcttggttTACGCCTCTCCCGCGATTGCTCCCACCATCAGCAATGTTTCCACTCGGCAGGTCGGAACAGGCCTCCTCGGCTACTTTGGGAACAAAGGGGCTGTAGCAACGCGCATCGTATTGGGAGAAACTACAAAGCTCCTCTTTGTCAATTGCCATCTCGCTAGTGGCGCAGATGCAGCATCGCTTGACAGACGGTGCTGGGATGTAGGGCAGATCGTATCCAAGACGCAATTCGACCCGGTGGTGATTAGTGGCGTGTCTGATGATGACGGAGACAGGATTGGGGACGAAGACTATGCATTCTGGTTTGGAGATTTGAATTTCCGCCTAGACGGCCTTCCAGGAGACGATATCAGAAGGCTCCTAACGTTACATGCTCGAGGGGAGTACGATCTGAGCAACGACAAGACCCCGGTGCCTATAGAAGGCGGCGATGGAATTATAGTCACGAGGACATCTGAAAGCGATGATGAGACAACCACAATGTCGTCACTACATTCTCAAGACCACAGCTTTGATCAGAGTTTTGATTCATCCAGTTCGCTGCCGGATCCAGATGACTTCGAAGATGACTTCCCAGACGATCCTAGCCAAGATCCAGCATCTCTTCAAGCAACCATCGATTCACTGTTACCGCATGACCAGCTGAGGCGAGTCATCGCAAAACAGAAACTGTTCCATGACGGGTGGAGAGAAGGACCCATCTCATTTTTACCAACTTTTAAATACGACGTCGGTACATTCGGCTTATTCGATACGAGCGAGAAGCAGAGGGCGCCAAGCTGGTGCGATCGAATCCTTTACAGAACCCGCAAGGACAGAGAGGTGCATGAGAAGAAATTACAGGATTTGAGAGAGGCCAAACGGAAAGACGAAGAGATGAGAGCAAGAGGgattgaagaggatgatgatgttctCTTCAGCTACGATCCTGACACTGATGGAGAAGACCTGCCTCCAAAGGCTGCCACCGCTGATGATAAGGCATATGATGAATACGACGAATACGATGAAAATGATGATGGGGAGGCATTCGATGATGGTTCACAAGACAACATCTCTCTAGAGTTTTACAACTCGTTCCAGCGAGTCACATCTTCGGACCACAAGCCGGTTGTTTCCACTTTTACTCTCAACTACGACACTGTTGACCCAGAAAAGAAGGCACAGATCCATGCAGAGATTGCTTTTGAGCTGGACCGAGCCGAGAACGAAGGTCGGCCTGGCGTTACTCTCATCGTAGAAGGCGGCCACGGCCAGACAGATGGCGCTGTTGACTTTGGCGAAGTAGGGTTTTTCGAGACGCATTCTTGCCTCATAACCATTGCCAATACTAGTAGTGCTGTAGCCAGCCTCGAGTTCCTCAACGAAGCGCAGTCCAATGAGGAGGAATCAAATGCAGCAAAATGGTTAAAGACGTCGTTCCACCGGCCTGACGATGATGGACACAAGGCCACGCTAGGACCGCCAGTGACCCTTGAACCTGGCGAGACAGTAATGGCCGTCATTGAGGCTCGAGTTTCGGAGATCTCACATGTTCGGGCGCTAAATGACGCCAGCTGCAAGCTTGATGAGGTGTTGGTATTGCGTGTCGAGGGTGGGAAAGACCACTTTGTGCCGGTACACGGAACGTGGCTCCCAAGTTGTTTTGGAAGATCGATCGATGAGCTTATTCGAGTACCGGAATACGGAATCAGAAAGTTCATCAAAGATAACAATATTCAAGGGACCATCACGTACGACTGGGACGTGCACTGCTCCGCGCCACGAGAACTATTCAAGCTTACCGAAGCCATACAAACCATGGCTGAGCGATGTGTAGCCGACGAAGCGATGCTTGAGGAACTGACCATCCCGGGGGATCCTGGCTGGCCATTAGACCCTTCGACCTGGACGGTGGAAGCCACCAAACAAGATACTTTGAAAGCAGCATTGATATCAGCCCTAGACAGCCATTCGCCTCTAGCAGACGCTCTGCCCGTGGAGCTCTTGTCAACACAAAAGCTGGAGATTTACTCTTCCGTCTTGCTTTTGTTCCTCGCGTCTCTAATGGACGGACTCATCCCACCGCACCTTTGGGCCAAGCTCTCAATAGAATTGCCTAATCTTACGTCGACACCTGTAAACGCATGGCCCGATGTGAAGAACCACATTCTGGACTCGCTTTCAACTTCCCCATCCCACAATATTGCATTTGTGTTTCTGACGGCGACCCTTGCCCGTGTGGTGGCTGAACTAAGTCCGGCCACCCAGCCGCCGCCTGTTCGTGGGGCGCTGACCCGACGATTGAGTTTCCGCCCTAATGAAACTGAGGCAgctagaaagagaaggacgCGGGAGAGGAGATACGCCGAATTAGTGAGCCCACTGCTGTTCCGGACGAGCGACGACAAGGACAGAGCGAAAAGGGATCGAGAGCGAGTCGTCCTGGAAATGTTCTTGAAGAAAGATGATCGGAGCTAG
- a CDS encoding uncharacterized protein (EggNog:ENOG41), with protein sequence MRKYGDIVISNTRQATALLCYIQNLVLSLLLRQPHSLPCCQQRQFQSIISWQSVIQLSSIRILLSTVSFQEGDRNISIMSKPTPRKSRHNRHPSNRIPAISDYESDAAITTSRYEAPPPRTNTELNLSVLQRYLPSISRILSIAANAVVYTFDNASQGWEKSGIEGTMFVCAQTPLPEDPDHRPRACVFVLSRRGLDNVIVDLARVGHVEIAGELVILKVEGHREEGEKVVGLWIHNDEEGTRATNGAIIEESWKIARAAGTVSNEGPRPEAGPAMQAIGRPLTLNELFGRQQAAGGS encoded by the coding sequence ATGCGCAAATACGGCGATATCGTCATTTCCAATACTCGTCAAGCCACAGCTCTTCTGTGCTACATCCAAAATCTTGttttatctcttctcttgcgaCAACCACACAGCCTCCCCTGCTGCCAGCAGAGACAGTTCCAGAGCATCATATCGTGGCAGAGTGTCATCCAGCTCTCATCCATTCGCATTCTTCTATCCACAGTGTCCTTCCAGGAGGGAGACAGAAACATATCCATCATGAGCAAGCCAACGCCTAGAAAGTCGCGGCACAACCGCCATCCCTCAAATCGCATCCCCGCCATATCCGACTACGAATCCGACGCCGCAATCACAACATCCAGATACGAGGCCCCGCCGCCGCGAACCAACACCGAGCTCAACCTATCCGTCCTACAGCGCTATTTACCGTCCATAAGCAGGATCTTGAGCATCGCTGCTAACGCTGTGGTCTACACATTCGATAACGCAAGCCAAGGCTGGGAGAAATCCGGCATCGAGGGCACCATGTTTGTTTGCGCGCAGACGCCACTGCCAGAGGACCCTGACCACCGCCCTCGGGCTTGTGTCTTTGTTCTAAGCCGTCGTGGTCTTGACAACGTAATCGTCGATTTGGCGAGGGTGGGCCATGTTGAAATAGCGGGGGAGCTGGTGATTCTCAAAGTCGAAGGTCATCGGGAAGAGGGCGAGAAGGTCGTTGGACTGTGGATCCACAACGACGAGGAGGGAACGAGGGCTACGAACGGAGCCATCATCGAAGAGAGCTGGAAGATTGCCCGTGCTGCGGGGACTGTATCAAATGAAGGCCCAAGGCCAGAGGCTGGTCCGGCAATGCAGGCTATTGGCCGTCCTCTAACGCTCAACGAGCTATTTGGGAGACAACAGGCGGCTGGGGGGAGCTGA
- the HOB3 gene encoding BAR adaptor protein Hob3 produces MSWAGFKKNVNRATTQVMMKTGHVEKTNDRDYEVEERRFRTMETASLRLQKESKGYLDSLRAMTASQMRIAETIDAFYGDSGAKDGVSRSYKQAVEDLDAETIKALDGPYRTTVLEPIGRFCAYFPDVNECIKKRSHKLLDYDALRAKVKKLVEKPDKDATKLPRTEKELEMAKAVYEQLNEQLTTELPQLIDLRVPYLDPSFEALVKIQLRFCAEAYSRMAQVQQYLDADTRDQYAEGHLDARVEQVLQEIRELSISGTV; encoded by the exons ATGTCGTGGGCGG GCTTCAAGAAGAATGTGAACCGTGCGACGACGcaggtgatgatgaagacgg GGCATGTGGAGAAGACAAACGATCGAGATTATGAGGTTGAGGAAAG GCGGTTTAGGACAATGGAGACAGCCTCACTACGGCTGCAGAAGGAATCTAAGGGCTACCTAGACTCGTTGAGAG CCATGACAGCTTCACAGATGAGAATTGCCGAGACGATAGATGCGTTTTACGGTGACTCGGGCGCGAAGGACGGCGTCAGCAGAAGCTACAAGCAAGCGGTGGAAGACCTCGACGCTGAGACCATCAAAGCTCTCGACGGACCTTATCGAACGACCGTGCTCGAGCCCATTGGCCGGTTCTGTGCCTATTTCCCCGACGTCAATGAATGTATCAAGAAGCGCTCCCACAAACTCCTCGACTACGATGCCCTCCGCGCCAAGGTGAAAAAGCTTGTCGAGAAGCCGGATAAAGACGCCACGAAGCTGCCACGCACGGAAAAGGAGTTGGAAATGGCAAAAGCTGTGTACGAGCAGCTGAATGAGCAGCTTACCACTGAACTGCCGCAGCTAATCGACCTGCGTGTACCCTACCTGGATCCCAGCTTCGAAGCTCTCGTCAAGATCCAGCTTCGGTTCTGTGCGGAAGCCTACTCGCGTATGGCACAGGTACAGCAGTATCTTGACGCAGACACCAGAGACCAGTACGCAGAGGGTCATCTGGATGCAAGAGTAGAGCAGGTTCTGCAGGAGATTCGCGAGCTGAGCATTAGCGGAACGGTATAA
- a CDS encoding uncharacterized protein (TransMembrane:11 (o6-24i31-52o90-111i118-140o152-173i194-211o223-243i255-272o278-295i307-333o353-377i)) translates to MTWITVSSALVLLMIPGVGFYYSGLARRKSALSLLLLSMVSVGVISFQWFFWGYSLTFSRTGNAFLGDLTQFGLMKTLAQPNGSANLPDILFCLYQGMFAAITPALAIGAVADRGRMLPAIVFMFIWSTVVYDPIAYWTWNANGWLAKLPNYDFAGGGPVHMSSGACALAYSIMLGKRTGYDKNRGLPYRPHSVTNVVVGTVFLWVGWFGFNGGSALGMNLRAIMACFVTNLAASVGGVTWILLDYRLEKKWSTIGFCSGAIAGLVAITPASGYVTPWASFIIGMVGAICCNFATKLKFLIGVDDALDIFAVHGIGGMVGNILTGIFGTSSIADLDGSSYPPIGWVNGHWVQLGNQLAGVCAVFGYSFTLSCIILFLMNLIPGLSLRVNAEDEDVGVDDCQLGEFAYDYVEMRRHVLDGEVLSTPAVMSSSSSTAEKHSAEKMPVGMV, encoded by the exons ATGACATGGATCACCGTCAGCTCTGCCCTTGTGCTTCTCATGATTCCCGGCGTGGGTTTCTACTACAGCGGTCTTGCCCGCCGCAAGTCGGCCCTCtcactcctcctcctctccatgGTCTCCGTGGGAGTCATCAGCTTCCAGTGGTTCTTCTGGGGATACTCACTCACCTTCTCACGAACTGGAAATGCGTTCCTCGGCGATCTCACACAGTTTGGCTTGATGAAGACGCTGGCCCAGCCCAACGGCTCCGCCAACTTGCCTGACATCTTGTTCTGTCTGTACCAGGGCATGTTTGCCGCTATTAC CCCTGCCCTCGCTATCGGTGCCGTCGCTGATCGCGGCCGCATGCTCCccgccatcgtcttcatgTTCATCTGGTCCACCGTCGTCTACGACCCCATCGCCTACTGGACCTGGAACGCCAACGGCTGGCTCGCCAAGCTCCCCAACTACGACTTCGCCGGTGGCGGCCCCGTCCACATGTCCTCAGGAGCCTGCGCCCTGGCCTACAGCATCATGTTGGGCAAGCGCACCGGCTACGACAAGAACCGCGGTCTGCCCTACCGCCCACACAGCGTTACCAACGTTGTCGTCGGCACCGTCTTCCTCTGGGTCGGCTGGTTCGGTTTCAACGGTGGCTCGGCCTTGGGCATGAACCTCCGCGCTATCATGGCCTGCTTCGTCACCAACTTGGCTGCTTCGGTCGGTGGCGTCACATGGATCTTGCTGGATTATCGTctggagaagaaatggaGCACGATTGGATTCTGTTCAGGGGCTATTGCTGGCCTCGTGGCGATTACTCCTGCGTCTGGTTATGTTACTCCTTGGGCCAGCTTCATCATTGGCATGGTTGGCGCCATCTGCTGCAACTTTGCTACCAAGCTCAAGTTCCTCATTGGCGTTGACGATGCTCTTGACATTTTCGCCGTCCACGGCATCGGTGGAATGGTCGGTAACATCTTGACCGGCATCTTCGGAAC ctCCTCCATCGCCGACCTCGACGGCTCCTCCTACCCCCCGATCGGCTGGGTCAACGGCCACTGGGTCCAGCTCGGCAACCAACTTGCCGGCGTCTGCGCCGTCTTCGGCTACTCCTTCACCCTCTCctgcatcatcctcttcctcatgaACCTCATCCCGGGCCTGTCCCTGCGCGTCAACgccgaggacgaggacgtcGGCGTCGACGACTGCCAGCTCGGCGAGTTCGCCTACGACTACGTCGAGATGAGGAGGCACGTCCTGGACGGCGAGGTCCTCTCCACGCCGGCCGtcatgagcagcagctcgagcACGGCGGAGAAGCACTCTGCCGAGAAGATGCCCGTGGGGATGGTCTAA